One Rhea pennata isolate bPtePen1 chromosome 31, bPtePen1.pri, whole genome shotgun sequence genomic window carries:
- the NHLH1 gene encoding helix-loop-helix protein 1 produces MMLNSDQTEIDLPPTHSESESVFSDCGGSGGRSGSMEDANSIGLCGQSRIAEPGEAMKKDLQHLSREERRRRRRATAKYRTAHATRERIRVEAFNMAFAELRKLLPTLPPDKKLSKIEILRLAICYISYLNHVLDV; encoded by the coding sequence ATGATGCTCAATTCAGACCAGACGGAGATTGACCTGCCACCAACACACTCAGAGTCTGAGTCCGTCTTCAGCGACTGCGGTGGCAGTGGTGGCCGTTCAGGCAGCATGGAGGATGCCAACAGCATTGGCTTGTGTGGTCAGTCCCGAATAGCCGAGCCAGGTGAGGCAATGAAGAAAGACCTGCAGCACCTGAGCCGGGAAGAACGTCGGCGCCGGCGGCGTGCCACAGCCAAATACCGGACAGCCCACGCCACGCGGGAACGCATCCGTGTTGAGGCCTTCAACATGGCCTTTGCGGAGCTGCGGAAGCTGCTACCCACCTTGCCACCAGACAAGAAGCTCTCCAAGATTGAGATCCTCCGCCTGGCCATCTGCTACATCTCCTACCTGAACCATGTGCTGGATGTCTGA